The following are encoded in a window of Candidatus Desulfarcum epimagneticum genomic DNA:
- a CDS encoding DNA helicase: MRFIADFHVHSKFSRATSKNLDLENLYIAARMKGIAVVGTGDFTCPQWMEEIREKLEPAEPGLFKLKESLEKACDARVPASCRGKTRFVLSVEISNIYKKNGAVRKNHNLILAPGTREAEALNARLDKIGNLRSDGRPILGLDARDLLEIMLETTDRGFFIPAHVWTPWFSLFGSKSGFDSIEECFGDLTPHIFALETGLSSDPPMNWRVSALDGLTLVSNSDAHSPMKLGREANLFDADLDYDDIVSAMKTGDPGRFLGTLEFYPEEGKYHLDGHRACGVRLSPDETRKLGDVCPRCGKPLTLGVLRRVDDLADRPLGQTPRKRHSYQSIVPLTDILSEIFKVGPGSKKVQRAYMSVLRNLGPELPILHSLPLDALAESGILPLREAVSRMREGNIRVLGGYDGEFGTVEIFKPGEREALFGQRTLFEMGPPPKSPAASKKPGALKKPAAPPPKKPRTPKPADAPEPVFNARQKAIVRAAPGPMRVSAGPGTGKTRALAGRIAYLIKEKGVAPQSILAVTFTQKAAAEMKARIARMIPHLKTPPCAATFHSFCLDVLQSAAKDDGDGRRFSIIDERERLSLVADAAAMAAEKGFDVSSRADELADGVARAKQALLFPESDLRNAARGMDPAELFAVYRAYQDLLSSQLLWDYEDLIFETCRLFESRPDVRDACEKRFAHILVDECQDLNFAQYRLIRLLAPPGKSVFLIGDPDQSIYGFRGSSPGYLKRFLKDYPEATRAGLDRNYRSTPTILDAAFKVIEKRRFDPSAPKVWSDLAGGAPVGIIRTRTEKAEAEAIVAAIERMTGGSGFFSLDSGRADGAVPAGNRGFSDFAVLFRTAAQGLEIKKAFDRSGMPCRLLSKKDAFFKKDLAPLICLFKWVHDCAPVLDMEAVFSRSKSGVGAKTARAFKMWRYQKGLGLSEAIRQAARLPLPGMGKAAQYKLTAFFQRIEGLRREMSGLSISDRLHRLAAFLKWEPSLESDPKTREGFERLIETARSANGSPRDFLDSLALETDSDVFDKRAEAISLMTMHASKGLEFPVVFIAGCEMGLAPFERAGEDEGPDERRDRLDEERRLFYVAMTRAGEELYLSHAERRMIRGRLVSAKRSGFVSEIDEGLRRDVDVFGDKNKAPRQTQYRLF; encoded by the coding sequence ATCAGCAATATCTACAAAAAAAACGGCGCGGTCCGCAAAAATCACAACCTGATCCTGGCGCCGGGAACCCGGGAGGCCGAGGCGTTAAACGCCCGGCTGGATAAAATCGGCAACCTGCGTTCCGACGGCCGCCCCATACTGGGTCTGGACGCCCGGGACCTTCTGGAGATCATGCTGGAGACCACGGACAGGGGATTTTTCATTCCGGCCCATGTGTGGACCCCGTGGTTTTCCCTGTTCGGGTCCAAGTCCGGGTTTGACTCCATCGAGGAGTGTTTCGGGGATTTGACCCCCCATATTTTCGCCCTGGAGACGGGCCTTTCCTCAGACCCTCCCATGAACTGGCGGGTGTCGGCGCTGGACGGGCTGACCCTGGTGTCCAACTCCGACGCCCATTCCCCCATGAAGCTGGGCCGGGAGGCCAATCTGTTTGACGCGGATCTGGATTACGACGATATCGTGTCCGCCATGAAAACCGGGGACCCCGGCCGTTTCCTGGGCACTTTGGAGTTTTATCCCGAGGAGGGCAAATACCACCTGGACGGCCATCGGGCCTGCGGGGTCCGCCTGTCCCCGGATGAGACCCGAAAGCTGGGCGATGTGTGCCCCAGGTGCGGAAAGCCCCTGACCCTGGGAGTGCTTCGGCGGGTGGATGATCTGGCCGACCGGCCCTTGGGACAAACGCCCCGGAAACGCCATTCCTACCAATCCATCGTTCCGCTCACGGACATCCTGTCGGAAATATTTAAAGTCGGGCCGGGCTCCAAAAAGGTTCAGCGGGCCTACATGTCGGTATTAAGAAACCTGGGCCCCGAGCTGCCCATCCTGCATTCCCTTCCCCTGGACGCTTTGGCGGAATCCGGGATTTTGCCTCTCCGGGAGGCGGTTTCCAGGATGAGGGAGGGAAATATCCGGGTCCTGGGGGGCTATGACGGGGAGTTCGGGACGGTGGAGATTTTTAAACCCGGGGAAAGAGAGGCGCTGTTCGGCCAAAGGACCCTGTTTGAAATGGGGCCGCCCCCGAAATCCCCGGCCGCCTCCAAAAAGCCGGGCGCCTTGAAAAAACCGGCGGCCCCGCCCCCCAAAAAACCCCGGACCCCGAAGCCCGCGGACGCGCCCGAGCCGGTCTTCAACGCCCGGCAGAAGGCCATTGTCCGCGCCGCCCCGGGCCCCATGCGGGTCTCCGCCGGCCCCGGGACCGGCAAAACCCGGGCGCTGGCGGGCCGGATCGCCTATCTCATCAAAGAGAAAGGGGTGGCGCCCCAAAGCATTCTGGCGGTGACCTTCACCCAGAAGGCCGCCGCCGAGATGAAGGCGCGCATCGCCCGCATGATTCCCCATCTAAAGACGCCGCCCTGCGCGGCCACCTTCCATTCCTTTTGCCTCGATGTCCTTCAAAGCGCGGCGAAAGACGACGGGGACGGGCGCCGGTTTTCCATCATCGACGAAAGGGAGCGTCTTTCCCTGGTGGCGGACGCCGCCGCCATGGCCGCCGAAAAGGGGTTTGACGTGTCTTCCCGGGCGGACGAACTGGCCGACGGCGTCGCCCGGGCCAAGCAGGCCCTTTTGTTTCCCGAAAGCGATCTGCGAAACGCGGCGCGGGGAATGGACCCGGCGGAGCTTTTCGCGGTGTATCGCGCCTACCAGGACCTGCTTTCCTCCCAGCTTCTGTGGGACTATGAAGACCTTATTTTCGAAACCTGCCGGCTGTTTGAATCCCGCCCGGACGTCCGGGACGCCTGTGAAAAACGCTTCGCCCATATTCTGGTGGACGAATGCCAGGATCTGAATTTCGCCCAGTACCGGCTCATCCGGCTTCTGGCCCCGCCCGGGAAAAGCGTTTTTTTAATCGGCGATCCCGACCAGTCCATCTACGGTTTCCGGGGATCGAGCCCCGGCTATCTCAAACGGTTTTTAAAGGATTACCCCGAAGCCACCAGGGCCGGGCTTGACCGGAATTACCGCTCCACGCCCACCATCCTGGACGCCGCGTTCAAGGTCATTGAGAAGCGCCGTTTCGACCCGTCGGCGCCGAAGGTGTGGTCCGATCTCGCCGGGGGGGCCCCTGTCGGGATCATCAGGACCCGGACCGAAAAGGCCGAGGCCGAGGCCATCGTGGCCGCCATCGAGCGGATGACCGGGGGGTCCGGTTTTTTCTCCCTGGACTCCGGACGGGCCGACGGCGCCGTTCCGGCCGGGAACCGGGGTTTTTCGGATTTCGCGGTTCTTTTCAGGACCGCGGCCCAGGGGCTGGAGATCAAAAAGGCGTTTGACCGCTCCGGAATGCCCTGCCGGCTTTTGAGCAAAAAAGACGCTTTTTTCAAAAAAGACCTGGCGCCTTTGATCTGTCTTTTCAAATGGGTCCACGACTGCGCGCCGGTCCTGGACATGGAGGCGGTTTTTTCCAGGTCCAAATCGGGAGTGGGCGCCAAAACCGCCCGGGCGTTTAAAATGTGGCGTTATCAAAAGGGCCTTGGCCTTTCAGAGGCCATAAGACAGGCGGCCCGTCTTCCCCTTCCCGGGATGGGAAAGGCGGCCCAGTACAAACTGACGGCTTTTTTTCAAAGAATCGAGGGCCTCAGACGGGAGATGTCCGGCCTTTCCATTTCAGACCGGCTCCATCGCCTGGCGGCGTTTTTAAAATGGGAGCCTTCCCTTGAAAGCGACCCCAAGACCCGGGAGGGCTTTGAGAGACTCATTGAGACCGCGCGGTCGGCGAACGGCTCTCCCCGGGATTTTCTCGATTCCCTGGCCCTTGAGACCGATTCGGATGTCTTTGACAAACGGGCCGAGGCCATATCGCTGATGACCATGCACGCCTCCAAGGGCCTTGAGTTTCCCGTGGTGTTCATCGCGGGCTGCGAGATGGGGCTGGCGCCCTTTGAAAGGGCCGGGGAAGACGAAGGCCCGGATGAGCGCCGGGACCGGCTGGACGAGGAAAGACGCCTTTTTTACGTGGCCATGACCCGGGCCGGGGAGGAGCTGTATCTGTCCCACGCTGAAAGAAGAATGATCCGCGGCCGCCTTGTTTCGGCGAAACGCTCGGGTTTTGTCTCGGAGATTGACGAGGGGCTCCGGCGGGACGTGGATGTGTTCGGGGACAAAAACAAAGCGCCCAGGCAGACGCAGTATCGCTTGTTTTGA
- a CDS encoding exported hypothetical protein (Evidence 5 : Unknown function): protein MIFKRIVFWALLTVFVFSSVSGHAARRGVKTAENPGASEPAALLNIPARILEKEIKSLALGKGSVVKEIFRLDLDPVRRLAVVAGIIEIPAGILRGGKGDSGAGASRHDFMAAISFPSAKMTARTRYLRLQIVELKLDGHSHLQAARVATNFLSVLLTETGLARYLLYEGKGRDASGKDLKDRISAFIENRGLIFREGAVSVKLDLKAFGDLRKFSPLADFRMWRFAPALFRGQPAFRIEAGVGKPGKAWLEEARKKTDRDAAFLKKAREKQYPKYADIGAFQKDLDAFIERRRSVIGFPESPPGPRRRDMETFSARMEARARSELSVRNPLFKAWPKKTHDRVLKEARNEAERFYDDLNQRIKLEAAIARGGRDAPGLPFAEKLVSQRAIDQAIRYYRHVKVDGQSLFSSLDAVLAPHLPGFIVRGALSLDIGRILSMAAKGRDVAEKPIRARAFGGSSVPFEAALRLWMKDGNVASLDVAYVSLFSGSDRMVFSNKRRHGHFLFDFARMLLMKSAASMLADKPPGGERMDISFDAEHGKIDFAINPRVLVKEIMGVRNDIQAWDFEPVYFREMDQTFLKMAAGDGVRTKDYVQSLVSGKFKADSDAFSGTGGAEGPLDLRIILNIRSVQKIANRILEKIHEKESRKVREAVFRKTPGTHYLVEKISLEPVENRLRMSATASRVKISKRWVINPARWVKGPYFISEKRASVYADLGLSAVVARDVMEESAPGRFDLSRELLKLEITGAGFDIENPSLAQNVMVGLVGDLDLDGSAPSGIMKRFILKKIAPYLNAAGENEGKTEIAGVRLNRFVKIFTHTGDIYFQINPRLVSPAFDVALISNRTHNGVPLGFFMEPSRDRKDARLVFDFKTRGAMPEEDKAALLAVARMADSLFKPYLDEKSPERLLKELKKLKLFDRAFHSGDLAKLSLFHRIRRMMGLYYPIARLTLASGAEPPHGRDGDLRIGATGIEIVCFLEAAAALEKNTAALIERAKKAGIAHEVPYMKEFGEFKTLLAGRIIAPLAEKYERDHRPVNRRMLKRGVTDWNRHYYPEAEFSALVYGGMEKARNRK, encoded by the coding sequence ATGATATTTAAACGCATTGTTTTTTGGGCGCTTCTGACGGTCTTTGTTTTTTCCTCCGTTTCGGGTCACGCCGCCCGGCGGGGGGTCAAAACGGCCGAAAACCCAGGGGCCTCGGAGCCCGCGGCGCTTTTGAACATTCCCGCCCGGATATTGGAGAAGGAAATCAAGTCCCTGGCCCTGGGCAAAGGATCCGTGGTCAAAGAGATTTTCCGGCTGGATCTGGACCCCGTCCGGCGCCTGGCGGTCGTGGCCGGGATCATTGAGATTCCGGCGGGGATTTTGCGCGGCGGGAAGGGCGATTCCGGCGCCGGGGCCTCGCGACATGATTTCATGGCGGCCATCTCCTTTCCCTCGGCGAAGATGACGGCCAGGACCCGGTATTTGAGGCTTCAAATTGTGGAATTGAAACTGGACGGCCACAGCCATCTCCAGGCGGCGAGGGTGGCCACGAACTTTTTGTCGGTTCTTTTGACCGAGACGGGCCTGGCCCGATACCTTCTTTACGAGGGAAAGGGCAGGGACGCGTCCGGCAAGGACTTAAAAGACCGGATTTCGGCCTTTATTGAAAACAGGGGGCTGATTTTTCGAGAAGGCGCGGTCAGCGTGAAGCTGGACTTGAAGGCGTTTGGGGATTTGAGAAAATTCTCGCCGCTGGCGGATTTCCGTATGTGGCGCTTCGCCCCGGCGCTGTTCCGGGGACAGCCGGCCTTTCGCATTGAGGCCGGCGTGGGGAAACCCGGCAAAGCCTGGCTGGAGGAGGCCCGGAAAAAAACCGACCGGGACGCGGCGTTTTTAAAAAAGGCCCGCGAAAAGCAGTATCCGAAATACGCCGATATCGGGGCCTTTCAAAAGGACCTGGACGCCTTTATCGAGCGGCGCCGGTCCGTGATCGGTTTTCCCGAATCGCCTCCCGGGCCCCGGCGAAGGGACATGGAGACCTTCAGCGCCCGGATGGAGGCCCGGGCCCGATCCGAGCTGAGCGTTCGAAACCCGCTGTTCAAAGCCTGGCCGAAAAAGACCCATGACCGGGTTTTAAAGGAAGCCCGGAACGAGGCGGAGCGGTTTTACGATGATTTGAATCAAAGGATCAAGCTGGAGGCGGCCATCGCCCGGGGGGGGAGAGACGCCCCCGGTCTTCCCTTTGCGGAAAAGCTCGTGAGCCAGAGGGCCATCGACCAGGCGATCCGGTATTACCGGCATGTCAAGGTGGACGGGCAGAGCCTTTTTTCCTCCCTGGACGCGGTTCTGGCCCCCCATCTGCCGGGTTTTATCGTGAGGGGGGCCTTGAGCCTGGACATCGGTCGGATTCTGTCCATGGCCGCGAAGGGCCGGGACGTGGCGGAAAAACCGATCCGGGCCAGGGCCTTTGGCGGCTCTTCGGTTCCCTTTGAGGCGGCCCTGCGTCTCTGGATGAAAGACGGCAATGTGGCGAGCCTGGACGTGGCCTATGTCTCTCTTTTTTCGGGAAGCGACCGGATGGTTTTTTCAAACAAGCGGCGGCACGGGCATTTCCTGTTTGATTTCGCCCGCATGCTTTTGATGAAATCGGCGGCGTCCATGCTGGCGGACAAACCCCCCGGCGGCGAGCGGATGGACATCTCCTTTGACGCGGAGCATGGCAAGATCGACTTCGCCATCAATCCCCGGGTCCTGGTCAAAGAGATCATGGGGGTTCGAAATGATATCCAGGCCTGGGATTTCGAGCCGGTGTACTTCAGGGAGATGGACCAGACTTTTTTAAAGATGGCGGCGGGCGACGGGGTCCGGACAAAGGACTATGTCCAAAGCCTGGTTTCAGGAAAATTCAAGGCGGACAGCGACGCCTTTTCCGGAACCGGGGGCGCCGAGGGCCCCCTGGACTTGCGGATCATTTTAAACATCCGGTCGGTTCAGAAAATCGCCAACCGGATACTGGAAAAAATTCATGAAAAGGAATCCCGAAAGGTTCGGGAGGCCGTTTTTCGAAAAACCCCGGGGACCCATTACCTGGTGGAAAAAATCAGTCTGGAGCCGGTTGAAAACCGCCTGCGGATGAGCGCGACGGCGTCCCGGGTCAAAATTTCAAAACGCTGGGTCATCAATCCGGCCAGATGGGTCAAAGGACCCTATTTCATTTCGGAAAAAAGAGCGTCGGTTTACGCCGATCTGGGGCTTTCGGCGGTTGTGGCCCGGGACGTCATGGAAGAATCGGCCCCGGGCCGCTTTGACTTGAGCCGGGAGCTTTTGAAACTGGAGATCACAGGCGCCGGGTTCGACATTGAAAACCCCTCCCTGGCCCAAAACGTCATGGTGGGCCTTGTGGGAGATTTGGACCTGGACGGAAGCGCCCCATCGGGCATCATGAAGCGTTTTATTCTGAAAAAAATCGCGCCTTACTTAAACGCCGCCGGGGAAAACGAGGGCAAAACCGAAATCGCCGGGGTCCGGCTCAACCGTTTCGTGAAAATATTCACCCACACCGGGGATATTTACTTTCAGATCAACCCCCGGCTGGTCTCCCCGGCCTTTGATGTGGCGCTCATTTCCAACCGGACGCATAACGGCGTTCCCCTGGGGTTTTTCATGGAGCCCTCCCGGGACCGGAAAGACGCCAGGCTGGTGTTTGACTTTAAAACCCGCGGCGCCATGCCCGAGGAGGACAAGGCCGCGCTTCTGGCCGTCGCCCGGATGGCGGATTCGCTTTTCAAACCCTATCTGGACGAAAAGAGCCCGGAGCGGCTTTTAAAAGAGTTGAAAAAATTGAAGCTGTTCGACCGGGCCTTTCACAGCGGCGATTTGGCGAAACTCAGCCTGTTTCACCGGATCAGGCGGATGATGGGCCTTTACTATCCCATCGCCCGGCTGACTTTGGCCTCCGGGGCCGAGCCGCCGCATGGAAGGGACGGGGATTTAAGGATCGGCGCCACAGGGATAGAGATCGTGTGTTTCCTGGAGGCGGCCGCCGCCCTTGAAAAAAACACGGCGGCGCTCATTGAGCGGGCAAAAAAGGCGGGGATCGCCCATGAGGTTCCCTATATGAAAGAATTCGGGGAGTTTAAAACGCTTCTGGCCGGGCGGATCATCGCCCCGCTCGCGGAAAAATACGAAAGGGACCATCGGCCGGTGAACCGCAGGATGCTCAAGCGCGGCGTCACCGACTGGAACCGCCATTATTACCCCGAGGCCGAGTTTTCGGCGCTGGTTTACGGGGGTATGGAAAAGGCGCGAAACAGGAAATAA
- a CDS encoding hypothetical protein (Evidence 5 : Unknown function), producing the protein MKSHPPMRSRKSIPFPLVNLSVCLGLFLVLFLGACAGNRGKNIIWHQHYEPAEDAATLSTARDMLAEAERLMGKPALPVRKIHIRQSAIKKEPALLSRADILSWDILRHESQAKAPQKIPPAREQFEIIERLNRVIAAAASLERGRKILEMRFPGAILPMPEKIHKTEGFELCEILDAAAGSFVVYVAPARNDPMFFFKLGHEICHMTNPYVYDWHIEGLCHYFAEHMGRVKDVDTGFFQRTLSKRQDREPYSASYLMIRDLARQTGDSVWRLFDFAAPWEPGGKGEDGKKMFIDIRSWLQTLEPEKRDPAARTIRRWAGPLKRIGMTNRFVVP; encoded by the coding sequence ATGAAGTCCCATCCCCCCATGCGAAGTCGAAAATCCATCCCGTTCCCGCTGGTCAATTTAAGCGTTTGCCTGGGCCTGTTCCTGGTCCTTTTCCTGGGGGCGTGCGCGGGGAACCGGGGCAAAAATATCATCTGGCACCAGCATTACGAGCCGGCGGAGGACGCCGCCACGCTTTCAACGGCGCGCGACATGCTGGCCGAGGCCGAACGCCTGATGGGAAAGCCGGCCCTGCCGGTCCGGAAAATCCACATCCGGCAAAGCGCGATCAAAAAAGAGCCGGCCCTTCTGTCCCGGGCCGACATCTTATCCTGGGACATCCTGCGCCATGAATCTCAGGCGAAGGCGCCTCAAAAAATCCCCCCCGCCAGGGAACAGTTTGAAATCATCGAACGCCTCAACCGGGTCATCGCCGCCGCCGCCTCCCTGGAGCGGGGGCGAAAAATCCTGGAGATGAGATTCCCCGGCGCCATTTTGCCCATGCCCGAAAAAATACACAAAACCGAAGGGTTCGAGTTGTGCGAAATCCTTGACGCGGCCGCCGGTTCCTTTGTGGTGTATGTGGCGCCCGCCCGAAATGATCCCATGTTTTTTTTCAAGCTCGGCCACGAGATCTGCCACATGACCAACCCCTACGTCTATGACTGGCATATTGAGGGGCTGTGCCACTATTTCGCCGAGCATATGGGGCGGGTGAAAGACGTGGACACGGGCTTTTTTCAGCGGACGCTTTCCAAAAGACAGGACCGGGAGCCCTACTCGGCGTCCTACCTGATGATCCGGGACCTGGCGAGGCAAACCGGGGATTCGGTCTGGCGGCTGTTTGATTTCGCGGCTCCCTGGGAGCCCGGGGGAAAAGGGGAGGACGGGAAAAAAATGTTCATCGATATCCGGTCATGGCTTCAGACCCTGGAGCCGGAAAAACGAGACCCGGCGGCCCGGACCATCCGGAGATGGGCCGGGCCGTTGAAAAGAATCGGGATGACCAACCGATTCGTGGTTCCTTAA
- a CDS encoding conserved hypothetical protein (Evidence 4 : Unknown function but conserved in other organisms), with protein sequence MTTQDRCCTIAPYFKVHEGQLDVFKKNCEEFIKKTETEPKCLYYGFSFDGDQVHCREGYEDAEGLLAHLDNVGALLAEALKIADLVRLEVHGPERELAKLREPLAELSPQYFVLEQGFRR encoded by the coding sequence ATGACCACCCAGGACAGATGCTGCACCATCGCGCCTTATTTCAAAGTTCACGAAGGTCAACTGGACGTGTTTAAAAAGAACTGTGAGGAATTTATCAAAAAAACCGAAACCGAGCCGAAATGCCTGTACTACGGTTTCAGTTTTGACGGGGATCAGGTCCATTGCAGGGAAGGGTATGAGGACGCCGAAGGATTGCTGGCGCATCTGGACAATGTGGGCGCCCTGCTTGCCGAGGCGCTCAAGATCGCCGATCTCGTTCGACTGGAGGTTCACGGCCCGGAGCGGGAGCTGGCGAAACTCCGCGAGCCCCTTGCGGAGCTGAGCCCCCAGTATTTTGTTTTAGAGCAAGGTTTCCGACGATAA